A window of Armatimonadota bacterium contains these coding sequences:
- the aroC gene encoding chorismate synthase, with amino-acid sequence MPLRLITAGESHGRGLVATVEGLPAGLAVDEEYLNGQLRRRQAGYGRGGRMRIEQDRAEILSGLVDGVTIGAPVSVLVWNRDWRTGEAPLVRPRPGHADLVGAQKYGFDDVRRALERASARETAARVAGATLARRLLEEFGIRVLSHVVELGGVHVADLPPDWDEVARRAETSDLRCADPHAAQAMHRAIDEAKASGDTLGGVIEIVAVGVPPGLGSYVHWDRRLDGRIAQAVMSVHAIKGVAIGDAFAIASGRGSTAHDEIHYDAARGFYRETNRAGGIEGGVSNGMPIVVRAAMKPLSTLRAPLRSVDIRTREPAAAAVVRSDVTALPAAGVVCEAMLAFVLADALCEKFGADSLDDMRGAYDRYLQRIR; translated from the coding sequence ATGCCGCTGCGTCTGATCACCGCCGGGGAGTCCCACGGTCGCGGGCTGGTCGCCACGGTGGAAGGGCTGCCGGCGGGGCTGGCGGTAGACGAGGAGTACCTGAACGGGCAGTTGCGCCGCCGGCAGGCCGGGTATGGCCGCGGCGGCCGCATGCGGATCGAGCAGGATCGCGCCGAGATCCTCTCGGGACTGGTGGACGGCGTGACGATCGGCGCCCCGGTTTCGGTGCTCGTCTGGAACCGCGACTGGCGCACGGGCGAAGCGCCGCTGGTGCGGCCGCGTCCGGGCCACGCGGACCTGGTGGGCGCGCAGAAGTACGGCTTCGACGACGTGCGCAGGGCCCTTGAGCGGGCCAGCGCCCGGGAAACGGCCGCCCGGGTGGCCGGCGCCACGCTCGCCCGCCGCCTGCTCGAGGAGTTCGGCATCCGCGTGCTCAGCCACGTCGTCGAACTCGGAGGCGTCCACGTCGCCGACCTGCCCCCAGATTGGGACGAGGTCGCGCGCCGCGCCGAGACGTCGGATCTGCGGTGCGCCGACCCTCACGCCGCACAGGCGATGCACCGCGCGATCGACGAAGCCAAAGCCAGCGGGGACACGCTGGGAGGGGTCATTGAGATCGTGGCGGTGGGCGTGCCGCCGGGCCTGGGATCCTACGTCCACTGGGACCGCAGGCTCGACGGAAGGATCGCCCAGGCGGTCATGAGCGTCCACGCGATCAAGGGCGTCGCGATCGGGGATGCGTTCGCGATCGCCTCAGGGCGGGGCAGCACCGCCCACGACGAGATCCACTACGATGCGGCCAGGGGTTTCTACCGCGAAACCAACCGCGCCGGCGGCATCGAGGGAGGCGTCAGCAACGGCATGCCGATCGTCGTGCGGGCCGCGATGAAGCCGCTTTCGACTTTGCGTGCCCCGTTGCGATCCGTGGACATCCGCACGCGCGAGCCCGCTGCCGCCGCCGTCGTGCGCTCCGACGTGACGGCGCTCCCGGCGGCAGGTGTGGTGTGCGAGGCCATGCTGGCATTCGTCTTGGCCGACGCGCTGTGCGAGAAGTTCGGTGCGGACTCCCTCGACGACATGCGCGGCGCCTATGACCGATATTTGCAGAGGATCCGCTGA
- the aroB gene encoding 3-dehydroquinate synthase, which produces MRNIVLIGFMGAGKTAVGQEVSRRLGWPFYDTDTLVEQEAGKSTSAIFEQEGEVGFRERERRAVAQVARRRPAVIACGGGVVTDPHNVHRLKRTGRIVLLEAPLERTLARVGAAAQRPLLREDPSRRAAELMEQRRPLYRKAAEIVVDTGELTVEAAAECVIRAAAERERRTIPVALGGGYPVHVGEGILPLVALDLQRIGARRIALLTHPRLLDLYGGRLCMALRAWGLDPHPITVPPGERSKSLRYAQRVYEGMAQARLDRTAALLALGGGVIGDLGAFAAGTYMRGLALVHLPTTLLAQVDSSIGGKAALNVVARNLVGLFWHPQAVVADVATLRSLPPRALRAGLSECAKHAAVADADLFAWLEANVAVVLRRDPTALTELVARNVEIKSRIVEADERETAGGREALNFGHTVAHALEATTAYRLPHGEAVAIGMLAECEIGIRVGITDPDGARRLRALLERAGMKLRPPPFDPDEAIGRMALDKKTRAGRLRFVLLERIGAARTGVEVDVAVVAKALHALLEGSR; this is translated from the coding sequence ATGCGCAACATCGTCCTGATCGGGTTCATGGGTGCTGGCAAGACAGCCGTCGGCCAGGAGGTGTCGCGCCGTTTGGGCTGGCCGTTCTACGACACGGACACGCTCGTCGAGCAGGAAGCAGGCAAGTCCACCTCCGCGATCTTCGAACAGGAAGGGGAGGTGGGTTTCCGCGAGCGGGAGCGGCGGGCCGTCGCCCAAGTCGCGCGGCGGAGGCCGGCCGTGATCGCGTGCGGCGGGGGTGTGGTGACCGACCCGCACAACGTCCATCGGCTCAAGCGGACCGGCCGGATCGTCCTCCTGGAGGCCCCCCTGGAGCGAACGCTCGCCCGCGTCGGCGCGGCGGCACAGCGCCCGCTGCTGCGAGAGGACCCGTCCCGACGCGCCGCCGAGCTGATGGAGCAGCGCCGGCCGCTGTACCGCAAGGCGGCCGAGATCGTCGTCGACACAGGCGAGCTGACCGTGGAGGCCGCCGCCGAGTGCGTCATCCGGGCGGCGGCCGAGCGCGAGCGCCGCACGATCCCGGTGGCCCTGGGCGGCGGCTACCCTGTACACGTCGGCGAGGGCATCCTGCCCCTGGTGGCCCTGGACTTGCAGCGCATCGGAGCACGCCGGATCGCCCTCCTCACCCACCCGCGGCTGTTGGACCTGTACGGCGGTCGGCTGTGCATGGCCCTGCGGGCGTGGGGCTTGGACCCCCACCCCATCACGGTGCCGCCGGGGGAACGGAGCAAGTCGCTGCGGTACGCGCAGCGCGTCTACGAGGGCATGGCCCAAGCGCGCCTGGACCGCACGGCTGCGCTGCTCGCCCTGGGCGGCGGGGTGATCGGCGACCTGGGGGCATTTGCCGCCGGGACGTACATGCGCGGCCTCGCACTGGTCCACCTCCCGACGACCCTCCTCGCGCAGGTCGACTCCAGCATCGGAGGCAAGGCCGCGCTCAACGTCGTCGCGCGCAACTTAGTCGGTCTGTTCTGGCATCCGCAGGCGGTGGTCGCCGACGTCGCGACGCTGCGGTCGCTGCCCCCACGGGCGCTGCGCGCGGGACTGAGCGAGTGCGCCAAGCACGCGGCGGTCGCCGACGCCGATCTGTTCGCCTGGCTGGAGGCGAACGTCGCGGTGGTGCTGCGCCGCGATCCCACCGCGCTCACCGAGCTCGTGGCACGCAACGTCGAGATCAAGTCCCGCATCGTCGAAGCCGACGAGCGGGAGACCGCCGGCGGCCGTGAGGCCCTGAACTTCGGGCACACGGTGGCGCACGCCCTGGAAGCCACCACCGCCTACCGCCTGCCGCACGGCGAGGCCGTGGCGATCGGGATGCTGGCCGAGTGTGAGATCGGCATCCGGGTGGGCATCACCGATCCGGACGGTGCCCGCCGCCTGCGCGCACTGCTCGAACGGGCCGGTATGAAGCTGCGGCCACCTCCCTTTGATCCGGACGAGGCCATCGGCCGGATGGCGCTGGACAAAAAGACGCGCGCCGGACGGCTGCGGTTTGTGCTGCTGGAGCGCATCGGCGCCGCCCGCACCGGTGTGGAGGTGGACGTCGCTGTCGTCGCAAAGGCGCTGCACGCGTTGCTGGAGGGGTCACGATGA
- the aroQ gene encoding type II 3-dehydroquinate dehydratase, with protein sequence MRILVLSGPNLNLLGTREPHIYGTQTLADIESRLRMRASELDVEVRFLQSNHEGALIDALHAAREDCDAVVLNPGALTHTSVALRDAIAAIGIPVVEVHLSNLHAREQFRRRLLLAPVVRGQVLGFGADSYLLGLEAAVRVARGRGGAP encoded by the coding sequence ATGAGGATCCTCGTGCTGTCCGGGCCGAACCTCAACCTGCTCGGCACCCGAGAACCCCACATCTACGGCACCCAGACGCTGGCCGACATCGAATCCCGCCTGAGGATGCGCGCGAGCGAACTCGATGTCGAGGTGCGCTTCCTCCAGTCCAACCACGAGGGGGCGCTCATCGACGCGCTGCACGCCGCACGGGAGGATTGCGACGCCGTGGTGCTGAACCCCGGCGCCCTGACGCACACTTCCGTCGCGCTGCGCGACGCGATCGCTGCGATCGGCATCCCGGTCGTCGAGGTGCACCTCAGCAACCTCCACGCGCGCGAGCAGTTCCGCCGAAGGCTGCTGCTGGCACCGGTCGTGCGCGGCCAGGTCCTCGGATTCGGTGCCGACAGCTACCTGCTCGGTCTGGAGGCCGCCGTCCGCGTCGCGCGCGGGCGCGGAGGGGCACCGTGA
- the aroH gene encoding chorismate mutase, with the protein MSVRGIRGAIRVEANTAEAILDAARTLLDELVRANGLAADDVAAVLFTCTPDLDAAFPAEAARSLGWSRVPLLCSREMDVPGAMSRVLRVLMLVNTTVPQEKIVHVYVGEAERLRPDLASAQ; encoded by the coding sequence GTGAGCGTCCGCGGGATCCGGGGCGCGATCCGCGTCGAGGCGAACACCGCCGAGGCGATCCTCGATGCGGCCCGGACCCTGCTGGACGAACTCGTGCGCGCCAACGGCCTCGCCGCCGACGACGTCGCGGCGGTGCTGTTCACCTGCACGCCGGACCTGGACGCGGCCTTCCCCGCAGAGGCCGCCCGGAGCCTCGGCTGGAGCCGCGTCCCCCTGCTGTGCTCTCGGGAGATGGACGTCCCGGGGGCGATGTCGCGTGTACTGCGCGTGTTGATGCTGGTGAACACAACTGTCCCGCAGGAGAAGATCGTGCACGTCTATGTGGGCGAGGCCGAGCGCCTGCGTCCGGACCTCGCAAGCGCCCAGTGA